The Humulus lupulus chromosome 4, drHumLupu1.1, whole genome shotgun sequence genome has a window encoding:
- the LOC133830709 gene encoding protein LONGIFOLIA 1 translates to MAAKILHSLADENPDLQKQIGCMTGIFQIFDRHPVLTGKRISHKRFPPPGTSSFSNINLERQSNNLHYQQTSGEVNSNKSVNEKQRFSTESSRASVSSSCSSVSSLDGNKTAQQEVFSFDRIIIPETSSKDPVRNQSSISPRLGRHSLDLRDVVKDSMYREARGLSVKTATKEEAAGGHGVKHRDSPRPLQLSKHVDESNGVGISGKQNTPVDLKESLRVLAKLREAPWYYNDAREDPGSSNESKDGSWHSISRDARRFSCDGRETNRLSFESRDSFKSTAKLKESPRLSLDSRECSMRGSNLSKIAKSCRMLNENDPSLPESSGTQNRPPSVVAKLMGLDALPDSTSAGDGQLGLIKTFPIQDGDSSTRSPTTNNLNRPIRLPNSPRNLLKEPSSPQWNNSDFVMKPISSSRFPIEPAPWRMQDGNKGSQKTSSRPVKVPARTSNSFPSVYSEIEKRLKDLEFKQSGKDLRALKQILEAMQSKGLLDTRKEEPDSNFGAAGCHEHVSYNLNQRSADQRYSQSNHLNGFSLRGPGSSRTFESPIVIMKPAKLVEKSVTSTSSAVSVDGHSEIHKSHNGGAVDGKKVPNNSRTAPKFSRRDAAVNSVDKRGGARNTKSAQSRSQQLSMQNTATNTVKSSASVSPRLQQKKLEMEKRSRPPTPPSNSNKPRRQTNRQSTDTGSPGGRARPKYNNSQQCDDQLSEISNESKSLSCQGDNISLHSEDNMLLDLKTDVEVTSVLLSTDMNCSLSPSMKVAKYLESGSIQKRATPRLDEEESFAELPTVAPEHPSPVSVLDTSAYKDDAPSPVRQIPTVLRGDKAEDSNEMKNLDQDQWSSPDKSTGSGLTSEINRKKLENIENLVQKLRRLNSSHDEARTDYIASLCENTNPDHRYVSEILLASGLLLRDLGSGLTTLHLHPSGHPINPELFFVLEQTKASSLQSKEECSLVNAVNVKSDKEKLHRKLIFDAVNEILVGKLSLVGESCKPWLRTKKLAKKTLNAQKLLKELCFEIEQFQTKKLDFSLEGEDDGLKTILWEDVMHRSENWTDFSGDISGAVLDVERSIFKDLVDEVIKGEAANLRAKPGRRRRKLFAK, encoded by the exons GAGGTAAATTCAAACAAGAGTGTTAATGAAAAGCAAAGATTTTCTACAGAATCATCAAGAGCATCTGTCTCATCCTCTTGTTCATCAGTATCATCTCTGGATGGTAATAAAACAGCTCAGCAGGAAGTTTTTTCATTTGATCGAATTATTATCCCTGAAACTTCATCAAAGGATCCAGTAAGAAACCAATCAAGCATCTCTCCACGGTTAGGGAGGCACTCCCTTGACCTCCGAGATGTGGTCAAGGACTCTATGTATAGGGAAGCCCGAGGACTATCAGTTAAGACTGCAACTAAAGAGGAAGCAGCAGGAGGTCATGGAGTAAAGCATAGGGACTCCCCAAGGCCCTTACAGCTTTCCAAACATGTGGATGAATCTAATGGAGTAGGAATTAGTGGAAAACAAAATACACCAGTTGACCTGAAGGAGTCTCTTAGAGTTCTTGCTAAACTGAGAGAAGCTCCAtggtattataatgatgctagaGAAGATCCAGGATCATCAAATGAGTCTAAAGATGGTTCATGGCACTCAATTTCAAGGGATGCTCGTCGATTTTCATGTGATGGAAGAGAAACTAATCGTCTATCATTTGAATCACGAGATTCCTTCAAATCAACTGCTAAGCTAAAAGAGTCACCGAGACTTTCATTGGATAGTCGAGAATGTTCAATGCGAGGTTCCAACCTTTCAAAGATTGCCAAGAGTTGTAGAATGTTGAATGAGAATGACCCTAGTCTGCCAGAGTCATCAGGAACTCAAAACCGACCTCCTAGTGTTGTGGCAAAGTTGATGGGCTTGGATGCATTGCCAGATTCTACTTCAGCTGGGGATGGTCAGTTGGGTTTGATCAAAACCTTTCCAATTCAAGATGGTGATTCGTCTACAAGGTCACCAACAACAAATAATCTTAATAGGCCAATTCGACTTCCAAACTCCCCAAGAAACTTACTGAAAGAGCCATCATCACCACAATGGAATAATAGTGACTTTGTAATGAAGCCCATTTCAAGTTCAAGGTTTCCAATTGAACCAGCTCCGTGGAGAATGCAAGATGGAAATAAAGGTTCCCAGAAAACTAGTTCTAGACCTGTAAAAGTTCCAGCAAGGACTTCAAACTCCTTCCCATCTGTTTATAGTGAGATTGAAAAGAGACTAAAAGATCTAGAATTTAAACAATCTGGGAAAGATCTCAGGGCTCTTAAGCAGATATTGGAAGCAATGCAATCAAAGGGACTGCTAGACACCAGAAAAGAAGAACCAGATTCTAATTTTGGAGCGGCGGGGTGCCATGAACATGTGAGTTACAATCTAAATCAAAGGTCTGCAGACCAAAGGTATTCACAGAGCAACCATCTTAATGGCTTCTCACTTAGAGGGCCTGGTTCCTCAAGGACCTTTGAGTCTCCAATTGTGATCATGAAACCAGCTAAACTTGTTGAAAAATCTGTTACATCTACTTCCTCAGCAGTTTCTGTGGATGGCCATTCTGAGATCCATAAATCTCATAATGGTGGAGCTGTAGATGGTAAAAAGGTTCCAAATAACAGCCGAACGGCCCCTAAGTTCAGTCGTAGGGATGCTGCTGTCAATTCTGTTGACAAGAGAGGAGGTGCCAGGAACACAAAATCAGCTCAGTCTAGGTCTCAACAACTTTCAATGCAAAACACGGCAACAAATACAGTGAAGAGCTCAGCTTCTGTGAGCCCAAGACTACAACAGAAGAAGCTTGAGATGGAGAAACGAAGTCGTCCGCCTACCCCTCCATCTAATTCAAACAAGCCTAGAAGGCAAACTAACAGGCAGTCAACAGACACAGGTTCACCAGGTGGAAGAGCCAGGCCAAAGTATAATAACTCACAACAATGTGATGATCAACTAAGTGAGATTAGTAATGAATCAAAGTCTTTGAGTTGCCAAGGTGACAACATATCTTTGCACTCAGAAGACAATATGCTTTTGGACTTAAAAACAGATGTCGAAGTCACCAGTGTTCTACTATCTACTGACATGAATTGCAGTCTGAGTCCATCCATGAAGGTTGCCAAATACTTGGAATCTGGCTCAATACAGAAG AGAGCAACTCCAAGGCTTGATGAAGAAGAGTCATTTGCAGAACTCCCTACAGTCGCACCCGAACATCCTAGTCCTGTTTCTGTTCTTGATACCTCTGCTTACAAAGATGATGCTCCTTCTCCAGTTAGACAGATACCAACTGTCCTCCGAG GTGATAAAGCTGAGGATTCCAATGAAATGAAAAACTTAGATCAAGATCAATGGAGCTCCCCTGATAAAAGCACAGGGTCTGGCCTTACCTCTGAGATCAATCGCAAAAAGTTAGAGAatattgaaaacttagttcagAAGCTTAGACGATTGAACTCCAGTCATGATGAAGCAAGGACAGACTACATTGCATCTCTTTGTGAGAATACAAATCCCGATCACAGATACGTTTCTGAAATATTGTTGGCTTCAGGCCTCCTACTCAGAGATCTTGGTTCTGGCCTAACAACACTACATCTCCATCCCTCAGGCCACCCCATCAACCCTGAGTTATTCTTTGTTTTGGAGCAAACCAAGGCAAGCAGCCTGCAATCAAAAGAAGAATGCAGCCTTGTCAATGCTGTCAATGTTAAATCGGACAAGGAGAAACTTCACAGGAAGCTCATATTCGACGCTGTTAATGAGATTCTTGTTGGGAAGCTGTCATTGGTTGGTGAGTCATGCAAACCATGGCTGAGGACGAAAAAACTAGCAAAGAAGACCCTCAATGCACAAAAGCTTCTAAAGGAGTTGTGTTTTGAGATTGAACAATTCCAAACCAAAAAACTAGACTTCAGCTTAGAGGGTGAGGATGATGGCTTGAAAACCATCCTGTGGGAGGATGTTATGCATCGATCGGAGAATTGGACAGACTTTTCTGGTGACATTTCTGGAGCAGTCCTAGATGTAGAGCGCTCCATTTTTAAGGACTTGGTAGATGAGGTTATTAAGGGAGAGGCAGCGAATTTGCGAGCCAAGCCAGGGCGCCGACGGCGAAAGCTGTTTGCAAAGTAG